A region of the Litchfieldia alkalitelluris genome:
CTCGTACTGAAAGTAATTTAACATCTGTATCAGAAGAAATTATTATGTTGGGAAGAAAAGCTTTTCCAGTAGTTACTGATGTAACAAACCGAGAAGAGGTTGAAAGAGCTGTACACAAGATCTATGAAAAAGCAGGTTGTATAGACATATTAGTTAATAATGCTGGAATGAATATACGTTCACAAGCAATAGATGTAACAGATGAGGAATGGAGTAAAATTATGGATACCAACTTGAAATCTGCCTTTATGATGTCACAGGAAGTCGGGAAAATCATGAAGGAACAAAAAAATGGTGGGAAAATAATTAATATTTCTTCGGTTGCAGGACATGTTGCTCTTAGAACGGGAGTTGTTTATGCAGCTACTAAAGCTGCGATGATTCAAATGACAAAAGTTTTAGCACTTGAATGGGGTAAATATGGTATCAACGTGAATTCTATTGGACCCTGGTACTTTAAAACGCCA
Encoded here:
- a CDS encoding SDR family NAD(P)-dependent oxidoreductase, which codes for MFLPSFQLENKVAIVTGAGRGIGRAIAIGLAEAGADVALLARTESNLTSVSEEIIMLGRKAFPVVTDVTNREEVERAVHKIYEKAGCIDILVNNAGMNIRSQAIDVTDEEWSKIMDTNLKSAFMMSQEVGKIMKEQKNGGKIINISSVAGHVALRTGVVYAATKAAMIQMTKVLALEWGKYGINVNSIGPWYFKTPLTEKLLQDQQYVKDILDVTPLKRIGELQELVGPAVFLASDAGNYVTGQTLFVDGGMTIQGF